A genomic window from Lotus japonicus ecotype B-129 chromosome 1, LjGifu_v1.2 includes:
- the LOC130715045 gene encoding phospholipase A(1) DAD1, chloroplastic-like, which produces MRLTMKTPSPRPPTLPSTKTYTLKPHFSSSSSSLGQKAEKLGKRWTEYQGMNNWDGLLDPLDHNLRAQILRYGHFVEAAYKSFEFNPSSSNYANCKFNKSTLFESCGLLNTGYKVTKHLRATSGIQLPSWVDKAPSWVGTQSSYVGYVAVCDNKEEIKRLGRRDVVVAYRGTTTCLEWLENFRATLTNLKTPCNKSGAMVESGFLSLYRSANSCFMSLQDMVRQEITKVLQTYEGEPLSLTVTGHSLGAALATLTAYNVKSVFSRLPVTVISFGGPRVGNRDFRLHLEKQGTKVLRIVNSDDLITKVPGFVLDEDVASCEGFHVVGLPSWIQKRVIEEAQWMYDEVGKELRLCSKDSPYLGATNVATCHELHTYMHLVDGFVSSTCPFRASAKRFLQR; this is translated from the exons ATGAGGCTTACCATGAAAACACCATCCCCACGACCTCCAACACTCCCTTCAACAAAAACCTACACTCTCAAACCGCATT tttcatcttcttcttcctctcttggCCAAAAGGCAGAGAAACTTGGAAAGAGGTGGACGGAGTACCAAGGCATGAACAATTGGGATGGCTTGCTTGATCCATTAGACCACAACCTACGTGCTCAAATCCTAAGATATGGTCATTTCGTTGAAGCTGCATACAAATCCTTTGAATTCAACCCTTCTTCATCTAACTACGCCAACTGCAAGTTCAACAAAAGCACACTTTTCGAAAGTTGTGGTTTACTTAACACCGGGTACAAAGTAACCAAACACCTACGTGCAACCTCAGGGATTCAATTACCTAGTTGGGTGGACAAAGCACCGAGTTGGGTTGGAACTCAATCAAGCTACGTTGGATATGTAGCAGTATGTGACAACAAAGAAGAGATCAAAAGGCTTGGTCGGCGTGATGTGGTTGTTGCATATAGAGGAACCACCACATGTTTGGAATGGCTTGAGAATTTTCGTGCAACACTCACCAACCTCAAAACTCCATGCAACAAAAGTGGGGCAATGGTGGAAAGTGGATTCTTGAGTCTCTACAGATCAGCGAACTCATGCTTCATGAGTTTGCAAGATATGGTGAGGCAAGAGATTACAAAGGTCCTCCAAACATACGAAGGAGAACCCTTGAGTCTCACTGTCACCGGCCATAGTCTGGGGGCGGCTCTGGCCACCTTAACAGCGTACAATGTTAAGTCAGTCTTTTCTAGACTTCCGGTGACAGTGATCTCTTTCGGCGGGCCTCGTGTAGGAAACCGGGACTTCCGGCTGCACCTTGAGAAACAAGGGACGAAGGTTCTACGCATAGTGAACTCTGATGATCTTATCACAAAGGTGCCAGGGTTTGTGCTCGACGAAGACGTGGCAAGTTGCGAAGGGTTTCACGTGGTGGGTCTTCCGAGTTGGATTCAGAAGAGGGTCATCGAGGAGGCACAATGGATGTATGATGAGGTTGGGAAGGAACTCCGGTTGTGTAGCAAGGATTCTCCGTACCTAGGAGCCACGAATGTTGCCACATGTCACGAGCTGCACACATATATGCACTTGGTCGATGGTTTTGTGAGCTCCACGTGTCCCTTCAGAGCCTCCGCAAAAAGGTTCCTACAACGGTAA